One window of Sphingomonas sp. KC8 genomic DNA carries:
- a CDS encoding chemotaxis protein CheA, whose product MSTGNDELDEIQGIFFEECAEGLVVAEQGLSAMAGGDVSADVIAGVFRAVHSIKGGSGAFGHAALLAFSHRFENVLDEVRAGKIPPTAEVTRVMLNAFDILSDHVAAAQGGTAPPAHEAMLVALDAILESKGAGGGDVPAAPEPVAVEPADDEFGFVPVQAGVEEFDPFGFEPVAIDLDDLTPPAAQPWVVRFGPSRAAMANGSEPLFIVRELEGMGGQIVAVDSSALPGLRDLDPEDSYLVWTLSLPGTVEEQDIRECFDFVAPDSIIEMARATVEAEPVTAVAAVEQIVAPVAAPVAAPMPAAPPAPPTAAVAEGRTAEPAAQTIRVDLSKLDQLLNLVGELVIHGSILSDRLSPVDQERVELPELSRLTRQIQDNVMSLRAQPIRQAFSRVPRMLRDLMTETGKKVILETTGETTEVDKGVIEKIGDPLTHMIRNAVDHGIESPEQRIAAGKPAEGTIRLSAEQKGARIVVRVSDDGRGIDRVRVRAKAIEKGIISADAVMSDEEIDSLICAPGFSTAETISNISGRGVGMDVVRSNVEALGGRVEIHSTPGEGTTFTMALPLTLAILDGMIVRLGQQRFVLPLGNVIETVQPEPGQVKPTSPNSEVIELRGSYLPVKRVGQMFGIGANDLRTPEESLVIIVESDAAGHVGLMVDTIENRREVVIKSLEDNLHPIRGLGGATILGDGTIGLILDIDALVAATNTPSKYALKGMAA is encoded by the coding sequence ATGAGCACCGGCAATGACGAACTGGATGAAATCCAGGGAATCTTTTTCGAGGAATGCGCCGAGGGACTCGTCGTCGCGGAACAGGGCCTGTCGGCTATGGCTGGCGGCGATGTTTCGGCCGATGTGATCGCGGGCGTCTTCCGCGCGGTCCATTCCATCAAGGGCGGATCGGGCGCGTTCGGCCATGCCGCGTTGCTGGCATTCTCGCACCGTTTCGAAAATGTGCTCGACGAGGTGCGCGCGGGGAAAATTCCGCCGACCGCCGAAGTCACGCGCGTTATGCTCAATGCGTTCGATATTCTGTCGGATCATGTGGCGGCGGCGCAAGGCGGCACCGCGCCGCCGGCGCACGAAGCGATGCTTGTCGCGCTGGACGCCATTCTGGAAAGCAAGGGCGCGGGTGGCGGCGACGTGCCGGCTGCACCGGAGCCGGTTGCCGTGGAGCCCGCTGACGATGAATTCGGCTTCGTGCCGGTTCAGGCCGGCGTGGAAGAGTTTGACCCGTTCGGGTTCGAACCGGTGGCGATCGACCTCGACGATCTGACGCCCCCGGCGGCACAGCCATGGGTGGTGCGTTTCGGCCCGTCGCGCGCGGCGATGGCCAATGGCAGCGAGCCGCTGTTTATCGTGCGCGAACTGGAAGGGATGGGCGGCCAGATCGTCGCCGTCGACAGTTCTGCTCTGCCGGGCCTGCGCGACCTTGATCCCGAGGACAGCTACCTCGTCTGGACGCTGAGCCTGCCGGGTACGGTGGAAGAGCAGGACATCCGCGAATGTTTCGATTTCGTGGCGCCGGATTCGATCATCGAAATGGCGCGCGCGACCGTCGAAGCTGAGCCGGTTACGGCCGTTGCGGCGGTTGAACAGATCGTCGCGCCGGTTGCAGCACCTGTCGCGGCGCCGATGCCGGCCGCCCCGCCTGCGCCTCCCACCGCCGCGGTGGCCGAAGGCCGCACGGCCGAGCCGGCGGCGCAGACGATCCGGGTCGACCTGTCGAAGCTGGATCAACTGCTCAACCTGGTTGGCGAACTGGTGATCCACGGATCAATCCTGTCCGATCGGTTGTCGCCGGTCGATCAGGAACGCGTCGAGCTTCCCGAACTGTCGCGCCTGACCCGGCAGATCCAGGATAATGTCATGTCGCTGCGCGCGCAGCCGATCCGCCAGGCTTTCTCGCGGGTGCCGCGGATGCTGCGCGATCTGATGACGGAAACCGGCAAGAAGGTCATCCTCGAAACAACCGGGGAAACCACCGAAGTCGACAAGGGCGTGATCGAGAAGATCGGCGATCCGTTGACCCACATGATCCGCAACGCCGTCGACCATGGCATCGAAAGCCCGGAACAGCGCATCGCCGCCGGCAAGCCCGCCGAAGGCACGATCCGCCTGTCGGCCGAACAAAAAGGCGCCCGCATCGTCGTGCGCGTCAGCGATGACGGCCGCGGCATCGATCGTGTCCGGGTTCGCGCCAAGGCGATCGAAAAGGGGATCATCAGCGCCGATGCGGTGATGTCCGACGAAGAGATTGACAGCCTGATCTGTGCACCCGGCTTTTCGACGGCGGAGACGATTTCGAACATTTCCGGTCGTGGCGTCGGAATGGATGTCGTCCGCAGCAATGTCGAGGCGCTGGGTGGCCGCGTGGAAATCCATTCGACACCGGGCGAAGGCACGACCTTCACGATGGCGCTGCCGCTGACGCTCGCCATTCTCGACGGCATGATCGTCCGCCTGGGCCAGCAGCGCTTCGTACTGCCACTCGGCAATGTGATCGAAACGGTGCAGCCCGAACCGGGCCAGGTGAAACCGACCTCGCCCAATTCCGAGGTGATCGAACTGCGTGGTTCCTATCTGCCAGTGAAACGGGTGGGCCAGATGTTCGGCATTGGCGCCAACGACCTGCGCACGCCTGAGGAATCGCTGGTGATCATCGTCGAAAGCGATGCCGCCGGCCATGTCGGCCTGATGGTCGACACGATCGAGAACCGCCGCGAGGTCGTCATCAAGAGCCTGGAGGACAATCTCCACCCGATCCGCGGGCTGGGTGGTGCGACGATCCTGGGCGACGGCACGATCGGCCTGATCCTCGATATCGATGCGCTTGTCGCAGCGACCAACACCCCGTCGAAATACGCCCTGAAAGGAATGGCAGCATGA
- a CDS encoding DNA-directed RNA polymerase sigma-70 factor, with the protein MSKITVALEAAVAAVIANKPEGDARPTARQRAEVDKAFARILKLIAPRIRHFIRQYGLAAHWDDAEQACAIAVHRAIEAYEPEKAQFTTFVNWQIRGELQSLRFRVMTDQRPSAKKVDATTISINAVTYGPDGEEASLEAVIEDENALACTESGASDYLAQRATLSLVDSYVDHLRTTAIGQLRRRPRTKKKVVIHPCEIGDAIPVQARPKVHGIDAEELEKLEQRLTRNREIIERRLFEIASPSTIEDDAGVTKERIRQITKRAAKTIAELAGTEAKFAMMAAYRRPGVLRTKTRKPAPVIAPVTSL; encoded by the coding sequence ATGTCGAAGATCACAGTTGCTCTGGAGGCGGCGGTCGCCGCGGTTATCGCGAACAAACCCGAGGGCGACGCCCGGCCGACGGCCCGGCAGCGCGCCGAAGTGGACAAGGCTTTTGCCCGCATTCTCAAGCTGATTGCGCCGCGCATCCGCCACTTCATCCGCCAATATGGGCTGGCGGCACATTGGGACGATGCCGAACAGGCCTGTGCGATCGCCGTGCACCGCGCGATCGAAGCCTATGAACCTGAAAAGGCGCAGTTCACGACCTTCGTGAACTGGCAGATCCGGGGGGAACTGCAGAGCCTTCGTTTTCGCGTGATGACCGATCAGCGCCCGTCGGCGAAGAAGGTCGATGCGACGACGATTTCGATCAACGCCGTCACTTATGGTCCCGATGGCGAAGAAGCGTCGCTGGAAGCCGTGATCGAGGACGAAAACGCGCTGGCCTGCACCGAATCCGGCGCATCGGATTACCTGGCGCAACGCGCCACGCTTTCGCTGGTCGACAGCTATGTCGATCATCTCCGTACCACGGCCATCGGCCAGCTTCGCCGCCGCCCGCGCACCAAGAAGAAGGTGGTGATCCACCCGTGCGAAATCGGTGATGCGATCCCGGTTCAGGCCCGACCGAAGGTGCACGGCATCGACGCGGAAGAACTGGAGAAGCTGGAACAGCGCCTGACCCGCAACCGCGAAATTATTGAACGGCGCCTGTTCGAAATCGCTTCGCCCAGCACGATCGAGGATGATGCCGGCGTGACCAAGGAACGGATCCGCCAGATCACCAAGCGTGCGGCGAAGACGATCGCGGAACTGGCAGGCACGGAAGCGAAATTCGCAATGATGGCAGCCTATCGCCGTCCGGGCGTGTTGCGCACCAAGACGCGCAAGCCCGCGCCCGTAATCGCGCCGGTCACCAGCCTTTGA
- a CDS encoding PAS domain S-box protein, with the protein MHGFTTPERRTTSQPNGEAGLLSYLCIAAAQSCCIIVLTAWSAGNIGAAGFGSSHYPMQPLTATSFLLVTLALTASIQAWKAAALVLLVPAFAIAGQAILHQAFGLTPGLGLVMFGDIVVQQVRLAPGQPSPMAAAAILLLSLATLLSLQRSRNESKVIVMIACLVFGVAMIAGGAMPLGVVNAAPVGPRAMLSIPTAITACALSVALIAWRHSSGWPGLLSAAGIEGRTLRTIFLLVLIAPAILALASLWATRRMGFSAELIEIAEAGAHIVLAASILFWAWSRIARENGARWALTRALDSAPIILANRQGEIVHWSKGCERLYQWSADDAAGRIKHELLRADPAHSWPQLLHRLTNGLPYEKEIVEYRRDGVALHILEQARLLPVRHDDQPLIVLSMTDITVREQRTAALKARESELLSILETAPDAMITIDDRGCIRSFSATAERLFGYRAESILGQNLKMLMPSRYWADHDAAIRRQQGSGVMQPRPQSRRLAALRSDGTELPIELAIGEARVGDQRIFTGFVRDLSETFAAQQRQAELRDELLHVSRLSAMGEMAAGLAHELNQPLAAAANFLGAADMLLEKQGEDGAKIRQLVRLANGQALRAGDLIRRLRSFVSKSDVEVRAEPVGDVIADAVVLALTSTEQQKISIRYELDPLHAMILADRIQIQQVLVNLIRNAVEALDDQGHHQPEIILASRQDGHGMIEIAVSDNGPGIAPEIFQRPYEPFVSTKSYGMGIGLSICRRIIEFHGGTLTADNKPDGGARVAFTIPLSTEFEVVSA; encoded by the coding sequence ATGCATGGGTTCACTACGCCGGAACGGCGCACGACATCCCAGCCCAACGGCGAAGCCGGGTTACTGAGCTATCTGTGCATCGCGGCCGCGCAATCCTGCTGCATCATCGTGCTGACGGCCTGGAGTGCGGGCAATATCGGCGCCGCAGGTTTCGGCAGCAGCCACTATCCGATGCAGCCGCTTACGGCCACGAGTTTCCTGCTTGTCACGCTCGCATTGACGGCCTCCATCCAGGCATGGAAGGCGGCCGCGCTCGTGCTGCTGGTTCCCGCTTTCGCAATTGCGGGCCAAGCCATTTTGCACCAGGCATTCGGCCTGACGCCGGGTCTAGGCTTGGTGATGTTCGGCGATATCGTGGTTCAGCAGGTCCGCCTGGCGCCCGGCCAGCCATCGCCGATGGCGGCCGCAGCGATCCTGCTGCTCAGCCTCGCAACCTTGTTGTCGCTTCAACGAAGCCGGAACGAAAGCAAGGTGATCGTGATGATCGCCTGCCTTGTGTTCGGCGTCGCGATGATAGCCGGCGGCGCAATGCCTCTGGGCGTGGTCAATGCCGCCCCTGTCGGCCCGCGGGCCATGCTCTCCATCCCCACCGCGATCACCGCCTGCGCGCTGTCGGTGGCGCTGATCGCGTGGCGCCATAGTTCGGGCTGGCCCGGATTGCTTTCGGCCGCTGGGATCGAAGGACGCACGCTTCGCACGATCTTCCTGCTGGTGCTTATCGCGCCGGCCATACTGGCCTTGGCCAGCCTGTGGGCCACGCGGCGGATGGGTTTTTCAGCGGAATTGATCGAAATCGCCGAAGCCGGGGCGCACATCGTGCTCGCCGCCTCCATCCTCTTTTGGGCCTGGTCGCGGATCGCGCGCGAAAATGGCGCCCGCTGGGCATTGACGCGTGCGCTGGATTCCGCGCCGATCATCCTGGCCAATCGGCAAGGGGAAATCGTCCATTGGTCGAAGGGGTGCGAACGGCTGTACCAATGGTCCGCAGACGACGCCGCAGGCCGGATCAAGCATGAACTGCTTCGTGCAGACCCCGCCCACAGCTGGCCCCAGCTCCTCCACCGCCTGACGAACGGCCTTCCCTACGAAAAGGAAATCGTCGAATATCGGCGCGATGGGGTGGCCCTGCATATCCTGGAACAGGCCCGTTTGCTGCCGGTTCGCCATGACGACCAGCCACTGATCGTGTTGTCAATGACCGACATCACCGTACGCGAACAACGTACCGCCGCGCTCAAGGCCCGGGAATCGGAATTGCTGTCGATCCTGGAAACCGCGCCCGATGCGATGATCACGATAGACGATCGCGGCTGCATTCGTTCGTTCAGCGCAACCGCCGAACGATTATTTGGCTATCGTGCCGAAAGCATTCTCGGCCAGAATCTGAAGATGCTTATGCCTTCCCGTTATTGGGCCGATCATGACGCCGCTATCCGGCGCCAGCAGGGAAGCGGCGTCATGCAGCCCCGGCCCCAGTCACGGCGGCTGGCAGCCCTGCGAAGCGACGGCACCGAACTGCCGATCGAACTGGCGATTGGCGAAGCGCGTGTCGGCGACCAGCGCATCTTCACCGGCTTCGTTCGCGATCTCAGCGAAACCTTCGCCGCACAGCAACGGCAAGCCGAGCTTCGCGACGAACTTCTCCATGTTTCCCGCTTGAGTGCGATGGGCGAAATGGCAGCCGGGCTTGCCCATGAACTGAACCAGCCTTTGGCTGCCGCCGCCAATTTCCTTGGCGCGGCGGACATGCTTCTGGAAAAGCAGGGCGAAGATGGCGCCAAGATTCGTCAACTGGTGCGACTTGCCAACGGCCAGGCGCTACGCGCCGGGGATCTGATCCGCCGCCTGCGCAGCTTTGTTTCGAAAAGCGACGTCGAGGTTCGCGCCGAACCCGTTGGCGACGTCATCGCCGACGCCGTGGTTCTTGCGTTGACGAGCACGGAACAGCAGAAAATCAGCATCCGCTATGAACTTGATCCCCTGCACGCGATGATCCTTGCCGATCGCATCCAGATCCAGCAGGTTCTGGTCAATCTGATCCGCAACGCGGTCGAAGCACTTGACGATCAAGGCCACCACCAACCGGAAATCATTCTGGCATCGCGTCAGGATGGCCACGGCATGATCGAAATCGCGGTCAGCGACAACGGCCCCGGCATCGCACCGGAAATATTCCAGCGTCCTTATGAACCGTTCGTATCGACCAAATCCTATGGGATGGGTATCGGGCTGTCGATCTGCCGTCGCATCATCGAGTTCCACGGTGGCACGCTAACGGCGGACAACAAGCCCGATGGCGGCGCACGCGTCGCATTCACCATCCCGTTGAGCACCGAGTTCGAGGTCGTGTCGGCGTGA
- the sugE gene encoding quaternary ammonium compound efflux SMR transporter SugE has protein sequence MAWLLLGIAGVLEIVWAFFMKQSHGFTRIVPSAITIVTMIASFALLSISMKTLPLGTAYTVWTGIGAVGAFVVGIAVLGEQASPARIMAALLIVSGLVMMKLSTTN, from the coding sequence GTGGCTTGGTTATTATTGGGCATCGCCGGCGTACTGGAAATCGTCTGGGCCTTCTTCATGAAGCAATCCCATGGTTTCACCCGCATCGTGCCGAGCGCCATCACCATCGTCACGATGATCGCGAGCTTCGCTTTGCTGTCGATATCTATGAAAACCTTGCCGCTTGGAACGGCCTATACCGTCTGGACCGGTATCGGCGCGGTTGGCGCTTTCGTGGTTGGCATTGCCGTACTTGGCGAACAGGCCAGCCCGGCGCGGATCATGGCCGCGCTGTTGATTGTCAGCGGGCTTGTAATGATGAAGCTGTCGACGACGAACTGA
- a CDS encoding STAS domain-containing protein, translating to MQNLPDLPGEDRSLRLPVHGSTVTAEDLRVRLVLASDFDGEIAVDASEVESVGQAVLQLLVAAKAEADSAGQAFTIVSPSPAFVDRVTACRLGEAIGLIREEEPVQ from the coding sequence ATGCAAAACCTGCCTGACCTGCCGGGCGAAGATCGCTCGCTCCGCCTGCCTGTTCACGGATCCACCGTCACCGCCGAAGATCTGCGCGTCCGCCTTGTCCTTGCCAGCGATTTCGATGGCGAGATCGCGGTGGACGCCAGCGAGGTCGAAAGCGTCGGCCAGGCCGTGCTGCAACTGCTCGTCGCCGCCAAGGCCGAAGCGGACAGCGCAGGGCAGGCATTCACCATCGTCAGCCCAAGCCCGGCCTTCGTCGATCGCGTAACCGCGTGCCGGCTGGGCGAGGCCATCGGCCTAATCAGGGAAGAGGAACCTGTTCAGTGA
- the motA gene encoding flagellar motor stator protein MotA, which yields MLNGIGLVVILVCVFGSFLMSGGNLTVILHALPHEMLAIGGAAIGAFVLGNSLATVKKTWAGVMRVFKGPRWTDGDYRDLLALLFTLLATFRKGGATAIESHLDMPQNSDIFGRYPKLLGDKGLIEFVCDYLRMMTVNFEDPHQLAEAMEGDIERHHAEELLPQQSLQMMADGLPALGIVAAVLGVIKTMSSIDQPTEILGAMIGGALVGTFLGVLLAYCLVGPIASKLLQIVDGDFKPYMIVKTAITAHAQGLPTQVAIELARRMTPSNYAPSFSQLEAALDEAKDELHAKPA from the coding sequence ATGCTCAACGGTATCGGCCTCGTTGTTATCCTGGTCTGCGTATTCGGCAGCTTCCTGATGTCGGGCGGCAATCTGACGGTCATCCTGCATGCGTTGCCGCATGAAATGCTGGCCATCGGCGGTGCCGCCATCGGCGCCTTCGTGCTCGGCAATTCGCTGGCGACGGTGAAGAAGACGTGGGCCGGGGTGATGCGCGTTTTCAAGGGACCGCGCTGGACGGACGGCGATTATCGCGATCTGCTCGCGCTGCTGTTCACCTTGCTCGCGACATTCCGCAAAGGCGGCGCGACCGCGATCGAGAGCCACCTCGATATGCCGCAGAACAGCGATATTTTCGGCCGCTACCCCAAGCTGCTGGGTGACAAGGGGCTGATCGAGTTCGTCTGCGATTATCTGCGCATGATGACGGTCAATTTCGAAGATCCGCATCAGCTTGCCGAAGCTATGGAAGGCGATATCGAACGGCATCACGCCGAAGAATTGCTGCCGCAGCAATCACTGCAGATGATGGCCGACGGGCTTCCGGCCCTTGGTATCGTCGCCGCCGTGCTCGGCGTGATCAAGACGATGAGTTCGATCGACCAGCCGACGGAAATTCTGGGTGCGATGATCGGCGGCGCCCTCGTCGGTACCTTCCTGGGCGTGCTGCTCGCTTACTGCCTCGTCGGTCCGATCGCTTCCAAGCTCCTTCAGATCGTGGACGGTGATTTCAAGCCATACATGATCGTGAAGACGGCCATCACCGCCCACGCGCAAGGCTTGCCGACGCAGGTGGCGATCGAACTCGCCCGCCGGATGACGCCGTCCAACTATGCGCCCTCCTTCTCGCAGCTTGAGGCCGCCCTCGACGAAGCCAAGGATGAACTTCATGCAAAACCTGCCTGA
- a CDS encoding response regulator codes for MSKLILTVDDSASMRMLLKTSLTAQGFRIESANDGEHGLERMHEVAPDLLITDINMPKMDGFELIEAVRGVPEFRGTPILVLSTEFSDEKKTRAREAGATGWITKPFDATKLGAAIRRVCP; via the coding sequence GTGAGCAAACTAATTCTGACGGTCGATGACTCGGCGAGCATGCGGATGCTGCTCAAGACATCGCTGACCGCGCAGGGCTTTCGCATCGAAAGCGCCAATGACGGCGAACATGGGCTTGAGCGGATGCACGAAGTGGCGCCCGATCTGCTGATCACCGATATCAACATGCCCAAGATGGACGGTTTCGAACTGATCGAAGCGGTGCGCGGTGTGCCTGAATTTCGCGGAACGCCGATTCTGGTGCTGTCGACCGAATTTTCGGACGAGAAGAAGACACGTGCACGCGAGGCCGGGGCAACCGGCTGGATCACCAAGCCATTCGACGCGACCAAGCTGGGGGCGGCCATCCGCCGCGTGTGCCCATGA
- a CDS encoding HAMP domain-containing methyl-accepting chemotaxis protein, whose protein sequence is MQDALQNWRLSRKMLIAFSLIAILVAALGAAAIISNRHMGKIADEHVASGLTSTSTLSDIRGWVREYRILMYSHVTESTAEGMANIDERVVKNKESIHAAIPAFKQTAGPEFAEDVADLEGKIDRLENVNERILVLSRQSEDAGALALLKGEGKEASHAVINDTRDLMDKLLSVSKKRGDEGSQFSETAFLFMTAMAVLSIGFLIFIWNILNKIVSRPLAELASVTTSLAEGNQNVVPHRGRADELGDIAKAVELFRLAAVARQEADRKLAEEQQLVTATLGDSLAALAQGDLTADVKADFPAGVATLKTNFNDAIERLREMIGAVSESATGIRTGSQEIAQASEDLARRTEGNAASLEETSAAIVQIDDRLKATATAAARTVERADQAIATVGGGRSIADEAVQAMDRVRASAKGIDEVIEGVDKIAFQTRVLAMNAAVEAGRAGDAGRGFAVVADLVSALAMRAEEEAKRARDQLTVTQTDIVTAVEAVQRVDGALADISGDVGEVHTLLGSMAADNQAQSAAISQISVAISTMDQSTQQNAAMVEETSAAARNLTTEVTSLAEQAALFKVDSGKRAPARRIVSPSSVKVAVAAAAKPYVSPVKALPVPAMAKANGTTDIAARINGASNEDWSDF, encoded by the coding sequence ATGCAAGACGCTCTCCAGAATTGGCGACTTTCTCGAAAGATGCTCATCGCCTTTTCCCTGATCGCCATTCTTGTCGCCGCACTCGGCGCCGCAGCGATCATATCCAACCGGCATATGGGCAAGATCGCCGACGAACATGTCGCCAGCGGTTTGACCAGCACCTCCACCCTGTCCGACATTCGCGGTTGGGTACGTGAATACCGCATCCTCATGTACTCGCACGTCACCGAATCGACGGCTGAAGGCATGGCCAATATCGACGAGAGGGTCGTCAAGAACAAGGAAAGCATCCACGCTGCCATACCGGCATTCAAGCAGACAGCCGGCCCCGAATTTGCCGAGGACGTGGCTGATCTTGAAGGCAAGATCGATCGACTTGAAAATGTTAATGAAAGAATCTTGGTGCTTAGCCGCCAGTCGGAGGATGCTGGCGCACTTGCTTTGCTGAAAGGCGAAGGCAAGGAAGCCTCGCATGCGGTCATCAACGACACGCGTGATCTGATGGATAAACTTCTGTCTGTCTCCAAAAAGCGCGGTGACGAGGGCAGTCAGTTCTCCGAAACTGCATTCCTGTTCATGACGGCGATGGCCGTACTTTCGATTGGTTTCCTGATTTTCATCTGGAACATCCTGAACAAAATCGTATCGCGCCCCTTGGCCGAACTGGCGTCGGTCACGACTTCGCTCGCTGAAGGCAACCAGAACGTTGTTCCGCACCGCGGACGCGCCGACGAACTGGGCGATATCGCCAAAGCCGTCGAACTGTTCCGCCTTGCCGCCGTCGCGCGCCAGGAAGCGGATCGTAAACTCGCCGAAGAACAGCAGCTCGTCACCGCCACGCTGGGCGACAGCCTGGCAGCACTGGCGCAGGGCGATCTTACCGCCGATGTAAAGGCCGATTTCCCCGCCGGCGTCGCCACGCTCAAGACCAATTTCAACGACGCGATCGAACGTCTGCGCGAAATGATTGGCGCGGTTTCCGAAAGCGCCACGGGCATCCGTACTGGATCGCAGGAAATCGCCCAGGCATCCGAAGATCTGGCACGCCGCACCGAAGGCAATGCCGCAAGCCTCGAAGAAACGTCGGCCGCGATCGTCCAGATCGACGACCGCCTGAAGGCGACCGCTACCGCCGCGGCCCGTACCGTTGAACGCGCCGATCAGGCGATCGCCACCGTTGGCGGCGGCCGCTCGATCGCCGACGAAGCAGTGCAGGCGATGGACCGGGTGCGCGCCAGCGCCAAAGGCATCGACGAGGTGATCGAAGGCGTCGACAAGATCGCGTTCCAGACCCGCGTTCTCGCGATGAATGCCGCGGTCGAAGCCGGCCGCGCCGGTGATGCCGGCCGTGGTTTCGCGGTCGTCGCCGATCTCGTCAGCGCGCTTGCGATGCGCGCCGAGGAAGAAGCCAAGCGCGCCCGTGATCAGTTGACCGTGACGCAGACCGACATCGTGACGGCGGTGGAAGCCGTGCAGCGCGTCGACGGCGCACTGGCCGATATTTCGGGCGATGTGGGCGAAGTGCACACCCTGCTTGGCAGCATGGCGGCCGATAATCAGGCCCAGTCGGCCGCGATCAGCCAGATCAGCGTCGCGATCAGCACGATGGATCAGTCCACCCAGCAGAATGCCGCGATGGTTGAGGAAACATCGGCCGCCGCACGCAACCTGACGACCGAAGTGACTTCGCTCGCCGAACAGGCTGCCTTGTTCAAGGTCGACAGTGGCAAGCGCGCACCCGCGCGCAGGATCGTCAGCCCTTCGTCGGTGAAGGTCGCGGTGGCGGCTGCGGCCAAGCCTTATGTTTCGCCGGTCAAGGCGCTGCCGGTTCCCGCCATGGCCAAAGCCAACGGCACCACCGACATCGCTGCGCGCATCAACGGCGCCAGCAACGAGGATTGGTCCGACTTCTAA
- a CDS encoding response regulator transcription factor, translated as MTSHNVYVVDDDDVVRGSLQSLLSVQHDRSVRSFSSGDSFLAAANTLEPGCLLLDLHMPGVSGINVLKAIRADRPKFVAIVLTGGSDVSLAVQAMKAGAIDFIEKPCEHMALTQAVDAALAQLAHSSLQAERTNDATAKIASLSSRERDVLKGLIDGRSNKAIAFELDISPRTVEIYRAKLMEKLEVRSLSEALGIAFAAGLFPTA; from the coding sequence GTGACCAGCCACAATGTTTACGTGGTCGACGACGACGATGTCGTACGCGGCTCGCTGCAAAGCCTGCTATCGGTACAGCATGATCGGTCGGTCCGCAGTTTTTCCTCGGGCGACTCCTTTCTCGCGGCAGCCAATACGCTGGAACCGGGTTGCCTGCTGCTGGATCTCCACATGCCGGGTGTATCGGGTATCAATGTCCTGAAGGCGATCCGGGCCGATCGGCCCAAATTTGTGGCCATCGTGCTGACGGGTGGAAGCGATGTCTCGCTGGCGGTGCAGGCGATGAAGGCAGGCGCCATCGATTTCATCGAAAAGCCGTGCGAGCATATGGCATTGACCCAGGCGGTGGACGCCGCCCTGGCGCAACTTGCACATTCCAGCCTGCAGGCGGAACGAACCAATGACGCGACAGCAAAGATTGCCTCCTTGTCGTCGCGCGAACGGGACGTGCTGAAAGGCCTGATCGATGGGCGATCCAACAAGGCGATCGCCTTCGAACTCGATATCAGCCCTCGGACTGTCGAAATCTATCGCGCCAAGCTGATGGAAAAGCTGGAGGTCCGCAGCCTGTCCGAAGCGCTCGGCATCGCCTTCGCCGCCGGATTGTTTCCCACCGCCTGA
- the flaF gene encoding flagellar biosynthesis regulator FlaF gives MSLNAYRRAQSVTETPRATEYRLMSQITGELMDARDAGLKAAALMPALHRNREVWSTFATLCGAPGNRLPDELRASIISIALWVERHTSAVATGRESIEDLIEVNRAIINGLAHENLAA, from the coding sequence ATGTCGCTCAATGCCTATCGTCGCGCCCAGTCGGTTACTGAAACGCCCCGCGCCACCGAATATCGGCTGATGAGTCAGATCACCGGCGAACTGATGGATGCGCGCGATGCCGGGTTGAAGGCCGCCGCGCTTATGCCCGCGCTGCATCGCAATCGCGAAGTATGGAGCACCTTCGCCACATTGTGCGGCGCGCCTGGCAACCGTCTGCCGGATGAGTTGCGGGCTTCGATCATCTCCATCGCGCTCTGGGTCGAACGCCATACCAGCGCGGTGGCGACCGGCCGGGAATCCATTGAGGACCTGATCGAGGTTAACCGCGCGATCATCAACGGGCTGGCGCACGAAAATCTGGCTGCATAA